The segment GGGTTCTACGTGATGGGCATCGGCGACCCGCTGACGGTCGCTGCTGGCTAAGCGCAGCAACGGGTGGAACGGGCGGCTTCGGCCGCCCGTTTCGTTTGTCGACTTCTGCCGCCGGCCGCTTGTGGTATAGGCTGCGGCGCAACGCAACGCAACGAGCGAGGTGAAACATGAAAAAGTGGCAGTGCGTGGTCTGCGGATTCATCTACGACGAGGCCGAAGGCTGGCCGGACGACGGCATCGCCCCTGGCACCCGCTGGGAAGACGTGCCCGAGGACTGGGTATGCCCGGACTGTGGCGTCGGCAAGATGGACTTCGAAATGATCGCCATCTCCTGATTTCCGATTACCAACCGAGCGAGGACACTTCGTGACTGCACCCATCGTCATCATCGGCACCGGCCTGGCCGGCTACAACCTCGCACGCGAACTGCGCAAGCTGGACGGCGACATACCGTTGCTGCTGATCACCCGCGACGATGGGCGCTCGTATTCCAAGCCGATGCTCTCCACCGGCTTTGCCATGAACAAGGATGCCGAGAGCCTGGGCATGGCCAGCGCCGGTGCGATGGCCGCGCAGCTGAAGGCCGAGATTCGCACCCATACCGAGGTCACCCGGCTGGAGCCGGCGGCGCAGCGCATCTGGCTGGGCAACGAGCCGGTCGTCTACCGCGACCTGGTGATTGCCTGGGGCGCGCAGACGCTGCGGGTACCGCTGGCTGGCGATGCCGCCGATGCCGTGCATCCGATCAACGACCTGCTCGACTACGGCCATTTCCGTGCCGCCGCCCAGGGGCGCAAGCGGGTGCTGATCATGGGCGCCGGGCTGATCGGCTGTGAGTTCGCCAACGATCTGCGCCTGGGCGGCTACGAGGTGGATGTG is part of the Stutzerimonas balearica DSM 6083 genome and harbors:
- a CDS encoding rubredoxin, whose translation is MKKWQCVVCGFIYDEAEGWPDDGIAPGTRWEDVPEDWVCPDCGVGKMDFEMIAIS